A single window of Luteipulveratus halotolerans DNA harbors:
- a CDS encoding MBL fold metallo-hydrolase has protein sequence MLTVAFPAAAMGTNCYVLATGRGQECLVVDPGIGVEPQLREVLAELALKPTAVLLTHGHLDHTYSVTPVCGGERAAYIHTDDRYRLKNPYDQVSAPLLAMLEQQFGKADTWREPEDVREITDGETLDLAGLTIGVRHAPGHTEGSVMFSLDEVPDGLPDEAEVSSSLLAGDVLFAGSIGRTDLPGGDAQAMQRSLRDVVVPLPDTTLVLPGHGPATTIAHERVTNPYLSEIQGRPEA, from the coding sequence GTGCTGACCGTCGCCTTCCCCGCTGCCGCCATGGGCACCAACTGCTACGTCCTGGCCACCGGACGCGGCCAGGAGTGCCTCGTCGTGGACCCGGGCATCGGCGTCGAGCCGCAGCTGCGCGAGGTGCTCGCCGAGCTGGCGCTGAAGCCCACCGCCGTCCTGCTCACGCACGGGCATCTCGACCACACCTACTCCGTCACCCCGGTCTGCGGAGGCGAGCGCGCGGCGTACATCCACACCGACGACCGCTACCGGCTGAAGAACCCCTACGACCAGGTCTCCGCCCCGCTCCTGGCGATGCTCGAGCAGCAGTTCGGCAAGGCCGACACCTGGCGTGAGCCGGAGGACGTCCGTGAGATCACCGACGGCGAGACACTCGACCTCGCGGGCCTGACCATCGGCGTACGCCACGCTCCCGGCCATACCGAGGGCTCGGTGATGTTCTCGCTCGACGAGGTGCCCGACGGGCTGCCCGACGAGGCCGAGGTGTCCTCGAGCCTGCTCGCCGGCGACGTGCTGTTCGCTGGTTCGATCGGCCGCACCGACCTGCCCGGTGGCGATGCCCAGGCCATGCAGCGCTCACTGCGCGACGTGGTCGTGCCGCTGCCCGACACCACACTGGTGCTGCCCGGCCACGGACCCGCGACCACGATCGCCCACGAGCGCGTGACCAACCCCTACCTCTCCGAGATCCAAGGACGTCCCGAAGCATGA
- a CDS encoding pseudouridine synthase, whose translation MSPAQPRQGGGRKPSGGGKSPRQGAQRGQRRSGNAGTTKRSQPTQPPRERTPRKEAVDVHDPDGVRLQKLLASAGVGSRRTCENLILEGRVSVDDNVVTELGVRIDPLKQVVHVDGERVQLDGSRIYLAFNKPYNVVSTMSDELGRPSVGDYVEQRKERLFHVGRLDYDTEGLLLLTNDGELANRLQHPSYGVQKTYVAMVPGPIPRDLGKQLREGVELEDGPVSVDSFKVVDSQPGKALVQVVLHEGRKHVVRRMLEAVGHPVESLVRTDVGPVKLGELRAGKLRPLTPREVAALYKAAGL comes from the coding sequence ATGAGCCCGGCCCAGCCCCGCCAGGGCGGCGGTCGCAAGCCCAGCGGCGGCGGCAAGAGCCCCCGCCAGGGCGCGCAGCGCGGTCAGCGTCGCAGCGGCAACGCCGGCACGACCAAGCGCAGCCAGCCCACGCAGCCGCCGCGCGAGCGCACCCCGCGCAAGGAGGCCGTCGACGTCCACGACCCCGACGGCGTACGCCTCCAGAAGCTCCTCGCGTCAGCGGGCGTCGGCAGCCGACGCACCTGCGAGAACCTCATCCTCGAGGGGCGCGTCTCGGTCGACGACAACGTCGTGACCGAGCTCGGCGTGCGCATCGACCCGCTCAAGCAGGTCGTGCACGTCGACGGTGAGCGCGTGCAGCTCGACGGCTCGCGCATCTACCTGGCGTTCAACAAGCCCTACAACGTCGTGTCGACCATGAGCGACGAGCTCGGACGGCCATCGGTCGGTGACTACGTCGAGCAGCGCAAGGAGAGGCTGTTCCACGTCGGCCGGCTCGACTACGACACCGAGGGTCTCCTGCTGCTCACCAACGACGGCGAGCTCGCCAACCGGCTGCAGCACCCGTCGTACGGCGTGCAGAAGACCTACGTCGCGATGGTCCCGGGCCCGATCCCGCGTGACCTCGGCAAGCAGCTGCGCGAGGGGGTCGAGCTCGAGGACGGGCCGGTGTCGGTCGACTCGTTCAAGGTCGTGGACTCCCAGCCCGGCAAGGCGCTGGTCCAGGTCGTGCTGCACGAGGGTCGCAAGCACGTCGTACGCCGCATGCTCGAGGCCGTCGGCCACCCGGTCGAGAGTCTCGTACGCACCGACGTCGGCCCGGTCAAGCTCGGAGAGCTGCGCGCCGGCAAGCTGCGGCCCCTGACCCCGCGCGAGGTGGCTGCGCTCTACAAGGCCGCCGGTCTGTGA
- a CDS encoding segregation and condensation protein A, translating to MTVDQASALSEAADAVHEDSAAAPDASPAPTPEVTPGGVITRRAASAPFQVSLDVFSGPFDLLLGLISKHKLDVTEIALAKVTDDFMAHIRQAQADDTDWDLGQASEFLLVAATLLDLKAARLLPQTGPDDDEDLALIEARDLLFARLLQYRAFKEVAGTFAHRMETYGRMTARQAGLEERFAGLLPELVMNVTPEQLAIIAAKAMTPKPEPTVGLAHLHAAQVSVREEAVKVVERMRERRTASFRTLVEDADSTLVIVARFLALLELFKEAAIAFEQEEALGELVVRWTGDDDGQVQVSDEFDEGDTDQPDAPPAVGDAGDTPHDEREDARERRPDTP from the coding sequence ATGACCGTCGACCAGGCCTCCGCGCTGTCGGAGGCCGCTGACGCGGTGCACGAGGACTCCGCTGCGGCTCCGGACGCCTCACCCGCTCCCACCCCGGAGGTGACACCCGGCGGTGTGATCACCCGACGTGCGGCCTCGGCCCCGTTCCAGGTCAGCCTGGACGTCTTCTCCGGGCCGTTCGACCTGCTGCTCGGCCTGATCTCCAAGCACAAGCTCGACGTCACCGAGATCGCGCTCGCCAAGGTCACCGACGACTTCATGGCCCACATCCGCCAGGCGCAGGCGGACGACACCGACTGGGACCTCGGCCAGGCGTCGGAGTTCCTGCTGGTGGCGGCCACGTTGCTCGACCTCAAGGCCGCCCGCCTGCTGCCGCAGACCGGACCGGACGACGACGAGGACCTCGCACTCATCGAGGCGCGCGACCTCCTGTTCGCCCGGCTGCTGCAGTACCGCGCGTTCAAGGAGGTCGCGGGCACGTTCGCGCACCGGATGGAGACCTACGGCCGCATGACCGCCCGCCAGGCAGGGCTGGAAGAACGGTTCGCCGGCCTGCTGCCCGAGCTGGTCATGAACGTCACGCCCGAGCAGCTCGCGATCATCGCTGCCAAGGCGATGACCCCCAAGCCCGAGCCGACCGTGGGGCTCGCCCATCTGCACGCCGCGCAGGTCAGCGTGCGCGAGGAAGCGGTCAAGGTCGTCGAGCGCATGCGCGAGCGGCGTACGGCGTCCTTCCGCACGCTGGTCGAGGACGCCGACTCGACCCTCGTGATCGTCGCGCGGTTCCTCGCCCTGCTCGAGCTGTTCAAGGAGGCGGCGATCGCCTTCGAGCAGGAGGAGGCGCTCGGCGAGCTCGTGGTCCGCTGGACCGGCGACGACGACGGCCAGGTCCAGGTGAGCGACGAGTTCGACGAGGGCGACACCGACCAGCCCGACGCACCGCCGGCGGTCGGCGACGCCGGCGACACCCCGCACGACGAACGAGAGGACGCGCGTGAGCGACGACCCGACACCCCCTGA
- the scpB gene encoding SMC-Scp complex subunit ScpB — translation MSDDPTPPDDAPDDPTVGHDDVAGEPAEQEPDQIAFDINDFPGGARTAIESVLMVVDQPVTDEELAGALEMAPDDVLAHLRDLEREYDEQQRGFTLRAINGGWRIYSRADYAPVIEKFLLDGQHAKLTQASLETLAVIAYRQPISRSRVSAVRGVNVDGVIRTLLTRGLIHELGQDTEGGAMLYGTTPYFLQRLGLGSLEELPPLAPHLPGADVIDELVEQGHG, via the coding sequence GTGAGCGACGACCCGACACCCCCTGACGACGCACCGGACGACCCGACCGTCGGGCACGACGACGTGGCGGGGGAGCCTGCTGAGCAGGAGCCCGACCAGATCGCGTTCGACATCAACGACTTCCCGGGCGGCGCCCGTACCGCCATCGAGTCGGTGCTGATGGTCGTCGACCAGCCCGTCACCGACGAAGAGCTCGCCGGCGCGCTCGAGATGGCGCCCGACGACGTGCTCGCCCACCTGCGCGACCTCGAGCGCGAGTACGACGAGCAGCAGCGTGGCTTCACCCTGCGCGCCATCAACGGCGGCTGGCGCATATACAGCCGGGCCGACTACGCCCCGGTCATCGAGAAGTTCCTGCTCGACGGCCAGCACGCCAAGCTCACCCAGGCGTCCCTCGAGACGCTCGCCGTCATCGCCTACCGGCAGCCGATCTCCCGCTCGCGTGTGAGCGCAGTGCGTGGGGTCAACGTCGACGGCGTCATCCGCACCCTGCTCACGCGCGGGCTCATCCACGAGCTCGGCCAGGACACCGAAGGAGGCGCGATGCTCTACGGCACGACGCCCTACTTCCTCCAGCGACTCGGGCTCGGCTCGCTCGAGGAGCTGCCCCCGCTCGCACCACATCTGCCCGGTGCAGACGTGATCGACGAGCTCGTCGAGCAGGGCCACGGATGA
- the xerD gene encoding site-specific tyrosine recombinase XerD, which produces MRPTKEAGVDRAVQGWLDHLRVERGASVHTLRAYERDLRRYCAFLQSRGVAGPQDATEQHVTGFVAHLREGDADHRPLAASSAARSLVAVRGLHRFLALEGETTHDAAGSVAPPRTPQRLPKAIPVDQVERLLSAASTGDTPTSFRDRALLELLYGIGARVSEVTGLDVDDVDLDAMSVRVLGKGSKERVLPLGSYAAEAVSTYLVRGRAALQSRSTPALFLNQRGGRLSRQSVWTIIQRAADRADLRHVSPHTLRHSFATHLLDGGADVRVVQELLGHASVMTTQIYTMVSVQQLREVFAHAHPRAL; this is translated from the coding sequence ATGCGGCCGACGAAGGAGGCCGGAGTGGACCGGGCGGTGCAGGGGTGGCTGGACCACCTGCGGGTCGAACGAGGTGCCTCCGTGCACACACTGCGCGCGTACGAGCGTGATCTGCGGCGCTACTGCGCCTTCCTGCAGTCGCGCGGTGTGGCAGGTCCGCAGGACGCGACCGAGCAGCACGTCACCGGGTTCGTCGCCCACCTGCGCGAGGGCGACGCCGACCACCGGCCGCTGGCCGCCAGCTCGGCGGCGCGCAGCCTGGTCGCCGTGCGCGGCCTGCACCGGTTCCTCGCCCTCGAGGGCGAGACCACGCACGACGCAGCAGGCTCGGTCGCACCGCCCCGCACGCCGCAACGGCTCCCGAAGGCCATCCCCGTCGACCAGGTGGAACGGCTGCTGTCGGCGGCGAGCACCGGCGACACGCCGACGTCGTTCAGAGACCGTGCGCTGCTGGAGCTGCTCTACGGCATCGGCGCCCGTGTCAGCGAGGTCACCGGCCTGGACGTCGACGACGTCGACCTCGACGCGATGAGCGTGCGCGTCCTCGGCAAGGGCTCCAAAGAACGGGTGCTGCCGCTCGGCAGCTACGCCGCCGAGGCGGTGTCGACCTACCTGGTGCGGGGGAGGGCCGCGTTGCAGAGCCGCTCGACACCGGCCCTGTTCCTCAACCAGCGTGGTGGCCGGCTGTCACGCCAGAGCGTGTGGACGATCATCCAGCGTGCGGCCGACCGAGCCGACCTGAGGCATGTCAGCCCGCACACCCTGCGGCACTCCTTCGCCACCCACCTGCTCGACGGCGGCGCTGACGTCCGGGTCGTCCAGGAGCTCCTCGGCCACGCATCGGTGATGACGACGCAGATCTACACGATGGTCTCGGTGCAACAGCTGCGTGAGGTCTTCGCGCACGCGCATCCCCGCGCCCTTTGA
- a CDS encoding ParA family protein yields the protein MTSQAAAEGGSHARLPGTEGAEKGQAGPTGRPLPAFPVPAPLQQHGPARIIAMCNQKGGVGKTTSTINLGAALAEYGRKVLLIDFDPQGALSVGLGIRAHELDTTIYNLLVEPSRDIHEVIQQTATPGLDIVPANIDLSAAEVQLVGEVAREMVLARVLRPVLDEYDVVLIDCQPSLGLLTVNALTAAHGVLIPLECEFFAMRGVALLVETIEKVTDRLNPRLQVDGILATMYDGRTLHSRDVVKSVVDHFGEKVFHTVITRTVKFPDATLAAEPITSYASTHGAAEAYRQLARELIARGEAA from the coding sequence GTGACATCTCAGGCTGCAGCCGAGGGCGGGTCGCACGCGCGCCTGCCAGGCACCGAGGGTGCCGAGAAGGGCCAGGCCGGTCCGACCGGTCGACCGTTGCCGGCGTTCCCCGTGCCCGCGCCGCTCCAGCAGCACGGCCCGGCGCGCATCATCGCGATGTGCAACCAGAAGGGCGGCGTCGGCAAGACCACCAGCACGATCAACCTGGGTGCTGCCCTCGCCGAGTACGGCCGCAAGGTCCTGCTCATCGACTTCGACCCGCAGGGTGCGTTGTCCGTCGGCCTCGGCATCCGCGCACACGAGCTCGACACCACGATCTACAACCTGCTGGTCGAGCCCAGCCGCGACATCCACGAGGTCATCCAGCAGACCGCGACGCCTGGCCTGGACATCGTGCCCGCCAATATCGACCTGTCGGCGGCCGAGGTCCAGCTCGTCGGTGAGGTGGCCCGCGAGATGGTGCTCGCCCGGGTCCTGCGTCCCGTCCTCGACGAGTACGACGTCGTCCTGATCGACTGCCAGCCCTCGCTCGGGCTGCTCACCGTCAACGCTCTCACCGCCGCGCACGGCGTCCTGATCCCGCTGGAGTGCGAGTTCTTCGCGATGCGCGGCGTGGCTCTGCTCGTCGAGACCATCGAGAAGGTCACCGACCGTCTCAACCCCCGCCTGCAGGTCGACGGCATCCTCGCGACGATGTATGACGGGCGCACCCTGCACAGCCGCGACGTCGTCAAGAGCGTGGTCGACCACTTCGGCGAGAAGGTCTTCCACACCGTCATCACCCGCACCGTGAAGTTCCCGGACGCGACCCTCGCGGCCGAGCCGATCACGTCGTACGCCTCGACGCACGGCGCTGCCGAAGCCTACCGCCAGCTGGCGCGCGAGCTCATCGCACGCGGCGAGGCGGCCTGA
- a CDS encoding DUF349 domain-containing protein: MSDTPTDDTARAASADALSTDTPTPAPTTDEQATPEASSADQATAPAEAVAEQEHPSPEPESVPAAPAAEDEPAAQSESAPAPAPDTASDAPAPEASSAPTPASVPTPAAVPTPASVRPSPPPRPAAPSPAAEAAAAVAPVVDPLHAPPSNAASFGRVGDDGTVYVRTPDGERAVGSYPGSTPEEALSYFARKYDELASSATLLLQRVTQTDLSTHDGYESLKALRSQIGEAHVVGDLVQLDATVEQIATALKAKSQVEGEARAEAKKVALGKREAVVAEAEQIAAQPVEKVQWKQSTTRMRQLLDEWKSLQRGEARLDKEQENALWQRFSSARNGFDKTRRSHFARLDEQHAEAKQEKQRLVAEAERLATSTEWGPTASAFKRLMGEWRQAGRAARPDDDALWKRFKTAQDSFFAAKDEVVAAENVEFEANLKVKEELLSQAQALVPVKDLAATKAALRTIQDKWDAAGKVPRKDMDRIERAMRRVEQSIREVEDARWKKTDPEHAARAQSMVDQLEAAVAGLREDLAKAQESGNAGKIKKAQEALDARQQWLDQARGGLEEFGG; this comes from the coding sequence ATGTCAGACACCCCGACCGACGACACCGCACGCGCGGCGTCGGCCGACGCGTTGTCCACGGACACTCCGACGCCGGCACCCACCACCGACGAGCAGGCGACCCCCGAGGCGTCGTCCGCCGACCAGGCCACGGCACCTGCCGAGGCCGTGGCCGAGCAGGAGCATCCCTCCCCCGAGCCGGAGTCCGTCCCGGCAGCGCCCGCCGCCGAGGACGAGCCCGCCGCTCAGTCCGAATCTGCTCCGGCGCCCGCGCCCGACACTGCCTCGGACGCCCCGGCGCCCGAGGCGTCGAGTGCTCCCACGCCCGCCTCGGTACCGACACCGGCTGCTGTGCCCACGCCGGCGTCCGTACGCCCGTCGCCTCCCCCACGTCCCGCCGCGCCCAGCCCCGCTGCGGAGGCCGCGGCTGCCGTCGCGCCGGTCGTCGACCCGCTGCACGCCCCGCCCAGCAACGCGGCGTCCTTCGGCCGGGTCGGTGACGACGGCACGGTCTACGTGCGTACGCCCGACGGTGAGCGCGCGGTCGGGTCCTACCCCGGCTCCACGCCCGAGGAGGCGCTGTCCTACTTCGCGCGCAAGTACGACGAGCTCGCGTCGTCAGCGACCCTGCTGCTCCAGCGCGTGACCCAGACCGACCTGAGCACGCACGACGGCTACGAGTCGCTCAAGGCGCTGCGCTCACAGATCGGTGAGGCGCACGTGGTCGGTGACCTCGTTCAGCTCGACGCCACGGTCGAGCAGATCGCCACAGCGCTCAAGGCCAAGTCTCAGGTCGAGGGTGAGGCTCGCGCAGAGGCCAAGAAGGTCGCGCTCGGCAAGCGCGAGGCCGTGGTCGCGGAGGCCGAGCAGATCGCGGCTCAGCCAGTCGAGAAGGTCCAGTGGAAGCAGAGCACCACGCGCATGCGGCAGCTGCTCGACGAGTGGAAGAGCCTGCAGCGCGGCGAGGCCCGTCTCGACAAGGAGCAGGAGAACGCTCTCTGGCAGCGGTTCTCCTCGGCTCGCAACGGTTTCGACAAGACGCGCCGGTCCCACTTCGCGCGTCTCGACGAGCAGCATGCCGAGGCCAAGCAGGAGAAGCAGCGCCTGGTGGCTGAGGCCGAGCGTCTCGCCACCAGCACCGAGTGGGGTCCGACGGCGTCGGCGTTCAAGCGCCTCATGGGCGAGTGGCGTCAGGCCGGGCGTGCCGCACGGCCTGACGACGATGCGCTCTGGAAGCGTTTCAAGACCGCCCAGGACAGCTTCTTCGCCGCCAAGGACGAGGTCGTCGCCGCCGAGAACGTCGAGTTCGAGGCCAACCTCAAGGTCAAGGAAGAGCTCCTGTCCCAGGCTCAGGCCCTCGTGCCGGTCAAGGACCTCGCCGCGACCAAGGCAGCGCTGCGCACGATCCAGGACAAGTGGGACGCGGCCGGCAAGGTCCCCCGCAAGGACATGGACCGCATCGAGCGGGCCATGCGCCGGGTCGAGCAGTCGATCCGCGAGGTCGAGGACGCCCGCTGGAAGAAGACCGACCCCGAGCACGCCGCCCGTGCGCAGTCCATGGTCGACCAGCTCGAGGCTGCGGTCGCGGGCCTGCGCGAAGACCTGGCCAAGGCGCAGGAGTCCGGCAACGCCGGCAAGATCAAGAAGGCGCAGGAGGCGCTCGACGCTCGCCAGCAGTGGCTCGACCAGGCGCGCGGCGGGCTGGAGGAGTTCGGTGGCTGA
- a CDS encoding peptidylprolyl isomerase, with protein MLPRSRSWSVAVVGAALLSLSVTSCGEESASGTSTASSSVAATSSAPVTPAAAPCSKPPALPSSVPTFSAAPDKADAAGKTFVATVHTTCGDIVLELDGAKAPQTVASFRQLAEKAYWKDSPCHRLTTDGIYVLQCGDPTGSGSGNPGYGYGIENAPADGAYPAGSLAMARTQDPNSNGGQFFVVYEDSTIDPSTGGYSIFGHVTKGMDILAKIAKAGVSGGGADGPPAQPISILSVAVTEKKA; from the coding sequence GTGCTGCCCCGATCCCGGTCCTGGTCCGTTGCGGTCGTGGGCGCAGCACTGCTGAGTCTGTCGGTGACCTCCTGCGGCGAGGAGTCCGCGAGCGGCACGAGCACCGCGAGCTCGTCGGTCGCCGCGACGTCGTCCGCCCCGGTGACGCCTGCGGCAGCTCCGTGCAGCAAGCCGCCCGCCCTGCCGTCATCGGTGCCGACGTTCAGCGCTGCTCCTGACAAGGCGGACGCTGCGGGCAAGACCTTCGTCGCAACCGTGCACACGACGTGCGGCGACATCGTGCTCGAGCTCGACGGAGCCAAGGCTCCCCAGACCGTCGCCTCCTTCCGGCAGCTCGCCGAGAAGGCCTACTGGAAGGACAGCCCGTGTCACCGGCTCACGACCGACGGCATCTATGTCCTGCAGTGCGGTGACCCGACCGGTTCCGGCAGCGGCAACCCCGGCTACGGCTACGGCATCGAGAACGCCCCTGCTGACGGCGCCTACCCGGCGGGCTCGCTCGCGATGGCCCGTACGCAGGACCCCAACAGCAACGGCGGTCAGTTCTTCGTCGTCTACGAGGACAGCACGATCGACCCCAGCACCGGCGGCTACAGCATCTTCGGCCACGTCACCAAAGGCATGGACATCCTGGCCAAGATCGCCAAGGCTGGCGTCAGCGGCGGCGGGGCAGACGGCCCGCCGGCACAGCCCATCAGCATCCTTTCGGTTGCTGTCACTGAGAAGAAGGCCTGA
- the hisS gene encoding histidine--tRNA ligase has protein sequence MSTKVTPISGFQEWLPRERIAEQHVLDTIREVFELHGFASISTRSVEPVDRLSSQGEDADKEIYAVRRLAAPADDKEPTLGLHFDMTVPFARYVLENAGKLTFPFRRYQIQQAWRGERPQRGRYREFIQADVDIIDANELPGHYEAELLLVIADVFSRLPVGDYTIHVNNRKICQGFYTGIGIDDVIGTLRIVDKLDKIGEDGVAKMLLAAGRTQEQVDQCLALARIRTTDSSFVEQVRALGVENDVLDEGLTHLKSVIDTAHEHAPGVAVADLRIARGLDYYTGTVYETMLERDPGYGSVCSGGRYDALASDGKRTFPGVGISIGVSRLLGLLIGEEGLTASRETPTAVLVAVNDEESRAGSVRIATALRQRGIRTLVSPKAAKFGKQIQFADRRGIPCVWFPGAGADGQDQVKDIRSGEQVDADLTSWAPPQGDLVPSLVVPDRVDD, from the coding sequence ATGAGCACCAAGGTCACCCCCATCAGCGGCTTCCAGGAGTGGCTGCCCCGCGAACGCATCGCCGAGCAGCACGTCCTGGACACCATCCGCGAGGTCTTCGAGCTGCATGGGTTCGCCTCGATCAGCACCCGCTCCGTCGAGCCGGTCGACCGCCTGTCCAGTCAGGGCGAGGACGCCGACAAGGAGATCTACGCCGTACGCCGGCTCGCGGCTCCCGCCGACGACAAGGAGCCGACGCTCGGCCTGCACTTCGACATGACCGTGCCGTTCGCGCGCTACGTCCTGGAGAACGCCGGCAAGCTCACCTTCCCGTTCCGCCGCTACCAGATCCAGCAGGCCTGGCGCGGTGAACGACCCCAGCGCGGGCGCTACCGCGAGTTCATCCAGGCGGACGTCGACATCATCGACGCGAACGAGCTGCCCGGGCACTACGAGGCCGAGCTGCTCCTCGTCATCGCCGACGTGTTCTCGCGACTGCCGGTGGGCGACTACACGATCCACGTCAACAACCGCAAGATCTGCCAGGGCTTCTACACCGGCATCGGTATCGACGACGTCATCGGCACGCTGCGCATCGTCGACAAGCTGGACAAGATCGGCGAGGACGGTGTCGCGAAGATGCTGCTCGCCGCCGGCCGCACGCAGGAGCAGGTCGACCAGTGCCTGGCCCTGGCGCGCATCCGTACGACGGACAGCTCGTTCGTCGAGCAGGTCCGGGCGCTCGGTGTCGAGAACGACGTCCTCGACGAGGGGCTGACCCACCTCAAGTCGGTCATCGACACCGCCCACGAGCACGCACCCGGCGTCGCGGTCGCCGACCTGCGCATCGCGCGCGGTCTGGACTACTACACCGGCACGGTCTACGAGACGATGCTCGAGCGCGACCCGGGCTACGGCTCGGTGTGCTCCGGTGGTCGGTACGACGCCCTCGCCTCCGACGGCAAGCGCACCTTCCCGGGTGTCGGCATCTCGATCGGTGTGTCCCGGTTGCTCGGGCTGCTGATCGGCGAGGAGGGCCTCACGGCCTCACGCGAGACGCCCACTGCCGTGCTCGTCGCCGTCAACGACGAGGAGAGCCGCGCCGGCTCGGTCCGCATCGCAACGGCGTTGCGGCAGAGGGGGATTCGCACGCTGGTGTCGCCGAAGGCGGCGAAGTTCGGCAAGCAGATCCAGTTCGCCGACCGGCGCGGCATCCCGTGCGTGTGGTTCCCGGGTGCGGGTGCCGATGGTCAGGACCAGGTCAAGGACATCCGGTCCGGCGAGCAGGTCGACGCCGACCTCACGAGCTGGGCTCCGCCGCAGGGCGACCTGGTGCCCTCACTCGTCGTCCCGGACCGCGTCGACGACTGA
- a CDS encoding M18 family aminopeptidase → MADRSTLSFSEHGFTTDDSADGLCDYLNASPSPFHACETSAAMLEAAGFVRLLETEVWPSRRGRYFVVRGGSLIAWSTEYAADAASPLRVVGAHTDSPSLRVKPQPDVARGGWQLLGVEVYGGTLDASWLDRDLGLSGRVAVRSGDEVEGRLLRVDEPVLRVSQLAPHLDRSVRSEGLKLNAQQHMMPHWGLGETPGDFRAYVGEQLGVAPADVLGWDVMTHDLNPAARTGRSRETVAGARQDNLATSYAATRALIAAVEVDPVRPVVPVIALFDHEEVGSVSERGAASSYLITTLERVAISLGGSREHLFRAIAGGVVASGDMAHATHPNYSERHEPSHTIAMNGGPVLKTNTNLRYATDAMGAAAFRLACEQAGVPCQEFVSRSDLPCGSTVGPITSALTGATTVDFGAPTLSMHSTRELTGSQDQAMYAAALACFLSPA, encoded by the coding sequence GTGGCTGACCGGTCCACCCTTTCCTTCTCCGAGCACGGCTTCACCACCGACGACAGCGCCGACGGACTGTGCGACTACCTCAACGCCAGCCCGTCGCCGTTCCACGCGTGTGAGACGTCCGCCGCGATGCTCGAGGCGGCCGGATTCGTGCGGCTGCTCGAGACCGAGGTCTGGCCGAGCCGGCGCGGACGTTACTTCGTGGTCCGCGGGGGCTCGCTGATCGCCTGGTCCACCGAGTACGCCGCGGATGCGGCCTCTCCCCTGCGGGTCGTCGGTGCCCACACCGACTCTCCCAGCCTGCGGGTCAAGCCGCAGCCCGACGTCGCGCGCGGCGGCTGGCAGCTGCTCGGCGTCGAGGTCTACGGCGGGACGCTGGACGCCTCATGGCTCGACCGCGACCTCGGACTGTCCGGTCGCGTCGCCGTACGTTCCGGCGACGAGGTCGAGGGCCGGCTCCTGCGGGTCGACGAGCCCGTGCTGCGCGTCTCGCAGCTCGCACCTCACCTGGACCGGTCGGTGCGCTCCGAGGGCCTGAAGCTCAACGCGCAGCAGCACATGATGCCTCACTGGGGACTGGGCGAGACTCCTGGCGACTTCCGTGCCTACGTCGGCGAACAGCTCGGCGTGGCGCCCGCGGACGTGCTCGGCTGGGACGTCATGACGCACGACCTCAACCCGGCCGCCCGCACCGGCCGGTCCCGCGAGACGGTCGCCGGCGCGCGTCAGGACAACCTCGCCACCAGCTATGCAGCGACGCGCGCGCTCATTGCGGCCGTCGAGGTCGACCCGGTGCGACCGGTCGTGCCCGTCATCGCGCTGTTCGACCACGAAGAGGTCGGCAGCGTGTCCGAGCGCGGTGCGGCGTCGTCGTACCTCATCACGACCCTCGAACGTGTCGCGATCAGTCTCGGGGGTTCGCGAGAGCACCTGTTCCGGGCGATCGCGGGTGGCGTGGTCGCCTCGGGCGACATGGCTCATGCGACGCACCCCAACTACTCCGAGCGGCACGAGCCGTCTCACACCATCGCCATGAACGGCGGGCCGGTGCTCAAGACCAACACCAACCTGCGCTACGCCACGGACGCGATGGGGGCGGCGGCCTTCCGGCTCGCCTGCGAGCAGGCCGGCGTGCCGTGCCAGGAGTTCGTGTCACGCAGCGACCTGCCGTGCGGGTCGACGGTCGGGCCGATCACCTCGGCGCTCACCGGGGCGACCACCGTCGACTTCGGAGCACCGACATTGTCGATGCACTCGACACGTGAGCTGACCGGCTCACAGGACCAGGCGATGTACGCCGCAGCACTCGCCTGCTTCCTCTCGCCCGCCTGA